One stretch of Oceanipulchritudo coccoides DNA includes these proteins:
- the fmt gene encoding methionyl-tRNA formyltransferase, with protein MKVVFMGSDPIALPVLKHLLGLKKATFELSAVYTQPDRKSGRGMKLRANEIKTWALEEGLPVHQPLKCGAEDAERMKQEGVDLLLVMAYGQLLPSSILKVAPLGILNLHASILPRLRGASPIHTSVALGLPETGVSLMRITPKMDAGPVADVERVAIGPSDTSGDVHAKLGQACIPLMDRCLDAIAAGNLTFHEQDLSKVTYCRIIEKSDADLDFNQPAEVLASRVRAFTPWPGSRFPYHGKEIHILEAEASLDETSAEPGSLEMDPPGTLRIACGSGSLVVKKLQRPGGNPLAVETFLRGFHMESGEVLQSREMRALESATPFPHRRRGNSAKGNT; from the coding sequence ATGAAGGTGGTTTTCATGGGGTCCGACCCGATTGCCCTGCCTGTCCTGAAACACCTGCTGGGGCTGAAAAAGGCCACTTTCGAATTAAGCGCTGTTTACACCCAACCGGATCGCAAATCCGGCCGCGGGATGAAATTGCGGGCCAACGAAATCAAGACATGGGCCCTTGAGGAAGGCCTGCCTGTGCACCAACCGCTGAAGTGTGGTGCGGAGGATGCCGAGCGAATGAAACAGGAGGGGGTCGATCTTCTTCTCGTGATGGCTTACGGTCAGCTACTTCCTTCCAGTATTCTGAAGGTGGCACCGCTCGGTATACTGAATCTGCATGCTTCAATCCTGCCTCGTTTGCGGGGCGCATCGCCAATCCACACGTCAGTCGCCCTTGGTTTGCCGGAAACGGGTGTCAGTTTGATGCGGATCACTCCCAAGATGGATGCCGGTCCGGTCGCGGATGTTGAGCGTGTGGCCATTGGGCCGTCAGACACCTCCGGTGATGTGCATGCCAAGCTAGGCCAGGCATGCATTCCCTTGATGGATCGTTGCCTGGATGCCATCGCAGCTGGAAACCTTACTTTTCACGAGCAGGACTTATCAAAGGTCACCTATTGCCGGATTATTGAAAAGAGCGATGCCGATCTCGATTTCAATCAGCCGGCAGAAGTGCTTGCGAGCCGTGTGCGTGCATTCACTCCATGGCCGGGTAGCCGTTTTCCCTACCACGGGAAGGAAATTCATATTCTCGAGGCAGAAGCCTCGCTCGATGAAACCTCGGCTGAGCCTGGCAGCTTGGAAATGGATCCCCCAGGCACCCTCCGCATCGCCTGTGGATCGGGATCGCTAGTGGTCAAAAAACTCCAGCGTCCGGGGGGCAATCCGCTTGCCGTGGAAACTTTTTTGAGGGGATTTCACATGGAATCCGGGGAAGTTCTCCAATCGAGGGAAATGCGTGCCTTGGAATCCGCCACTCCCTTTCCTCATCGACGCCGTGGAAATTCCGCGAAGGGGAATACTTAG
- a CDS encoding LysM peptidoglycan-binding domain-containing protein: MMSRQFAKVLFLVGLFGLLPLTGWTQVNSVNVQLANLRSDINRLDQVVRSLRLEVESLQRENRQMQEWVKGQLQTTSPDAVSSEQLNAVLRQFEQKIQSVNQVSRQTLVNEVSKEIETLAEQTQKAINALAKAVEGQPQLEQVIVFNDNYPRSGTSYTVKGGDSLARIARELGSKVDWIRNANRLSSDIIYPGQELFIPLKND, encoded by the coding sequence ATGATGAGCAGGCAGTTTGCAAAAGTTTTATTCCTTGTCGGTTTATTTGGTCTTTTGCCCCTGACCGGGTGGACACAGGTCAATTCCGTCAATGTCCAGTTGGCCAATTTGCGCAGTGACATCAACCGTCTGGATCAGGTTGTGCGGAGCCTTCGTCTGGAAGTGGAGTCCCTTCAACGGGAAAACCGCCAGATGCAGGAATGGGTCAAGGGACAGTTGCAGACTACTTCCCCGGATGCCGTCAGCTCGGAGCAGTTGAATGCCGTGCTTCGGCAATTTGAACAGAAAATCCAGTCAGTTAACCAGGTGAGCAGGCAAACGCTGGTGAATGAAGTCTCCAAGGAGATTGAAACCCTTGCTGAACAGACCCAGAAGGCCATCAATGCCTTGGCAAAAGCTGTTGAAGGACAGCCCCAGCTTGAGCAGGTGATCGTCTTCAATGACAATTATCCGCGCTCGGGGACATCCTACACCGTCAAGGGCGGCGACTCGCTCGCCCGGATCGCGCGTGAACTGGGCTCCAAGGTGGATTGGATCCGCAATGCAAACCGCTTGTCTTCCGATATTATTTATCCCGGACAGGAATTATTCATCCCTTTGAAAAACGATTGA
- a CDS encoding ParB/RepB/Spo0J family partition protein, giving the protein MAKRTGLGRGLGSLISGGVAAKKAAPEKAKAKKTVKKKAAKPQRKQKKAPSKKKKAPTQVKPEKAPVLEGTKRMPSRKPVEPVSENLIGLHELPITRIIPNPHQPRREFHEESLLELAESIRSEGLLQPVVVRLQGEKYELIAGERRWRACQKLKMKLVPARVIEASESSSAILSLIENLQREDLNPIEEAMGYASLMKDFDLTQEQVAERVGRNRASVANSLRLLQLAREIQGYIIKGHLSVGHAKVLLGVEDSENRLLLARQSIERGWSVRELERRVESFRKPGDRPQKSRSVTTAELSAIEDLQKQLSGAFSTRVTLKHTPKKGKIIIEYYGNDDLQRIMEEMGLH; this is encoded by the coding sequence ATGGCGAAAAGAACTGGACTCGGCCGTGGACTCGGCTCCCTCATCAGTGGTGGCGTAGCTGCGAAGAAAGCTGCCCCTGAAAAGGCAAAAGCAAAAAAGACCGTCAAGAAGAAGGCGGCCAAACCTCAGCGGAAGCAGAAGAAGGCTCCCTCTAAAAAGAAAAAGGCGCCAACACAGGTAAAGCCGGAAAAGGCACCTGTTCTAGAGGGCACCAAGCGCATGCCTTCTCGGAAACCTGTCGAACCAGTCAGTGAGAACCTGATTGGACTTCATGAACTCCCAATCACACGGATCATTCCAAATCCGCACCAGCCACGTCGTGAATTCCATGAGGAAAGTCTACTCGAGCTTGCCGAAAGCATTCGCTCAGAAGGCTTGCTGCAACCGGTGGTTGTCCGTCTGCAGGGCGAGAAGTACGAGCTGATCGCTGGCGAACGTCGTTGGCGGGCCTGCCAGAAACTCAAGATGAAGCTCGTCCCGGCGCGAGTCATTGAGGCTTCGGAATCATCCAGTGCGATTCTCTCTTTAATTGAAAACCTTCAACGCGAGGACCTGAATCCCATTGAAGAGGCAATGGGTTACGCGAGCCTGATGAAGGATTTCGACCTGACACAAGAGCAGGTGGCCGAGCGGGTAGGGCGCAATCGCGCTTCAGTGGCAAATTCCCTCAGGTTGCTCCAGCTTGCCCGGGAGATCCAAGGCTACATCATCAAGGGGCATCTTTCCGTCGGACATGCCAAGGTCCTTCTTGGCGTTGAGGATTCTGAGAACCGGCTCCTTCTTGCCCGCCAATCGATTGAGCGTGGCTGGAGTGTGCGCGAGCTTGAACGGCGGGTTGAGTCTTTCCGCAAGCCCGGGGATCGCCCGCAGAAATCACGCTCTGTCACAACAGCTGAGCTGAGTGCGATTGAGGACCTGCAGAAACAGCTCTCGGGGGCCTTCAGTACCCGGGTCACCCTCAAGCACACGCCGAAAAAAGGAAAAATCATCATCGAGTACTATGGAAACGATGATCTTCAGCGAATCATGGAGGAAATGGGCCTTCATTGA
- the secG gene encoding preprotein translocase subunit SecG — protein sequence MVNIIISFLTFVLILTSLFLVLVILMQRANSNAGMGSAFGGGVTESAFGAETTNILTRATKWSAIAFFVIALVLYLLYMSREGRLAQTTEVDLPDIPVVVETAPAEEMPVIADEEAMAGMQATAEEATQTVAEEAESLSQEAAELPPVEEPVSTPAP from the coding sequence ATGGTCAATATCATCATTTCCTTCCTTACTTTCGTCCTGATTCTCACCAGTCTCTTTCTGGTGCTGGTCATTCTCATGCAGCGCGCCAACTCGAACGCTGGTATGGGCTCTGCTTTCGGCGGCGGGGTTACGGAGTCCGCCTTCGGCGCTGAGACGACGAACATCCTTACACGTGCCACGAAGTGGTCAGCAATTGCCTTCTTCGTGATCGCCCTTGTGCTATACCTCCTTTACATGAGCCGTGAAGGGCGCCTCGCTCAAACAACTGAGGTTGATTTGCCTGACATTCCGGTGGTCGTTGAAACTGCCCCGGCAGAGGAAATGCCAGTCATCGCTGATGAAGAGGCAATGGCGGGTATGCAGGCAACGGCTGAAGAAGCAACCCAGACGGTCGCTGAGGAGGCCGAGAGTCTTTCGCAGGAGGCCGCAGAGCTTCCTCCAGTCGAGGAGCCTGTATCCACCCCGGCGCCTTGA
- a CDS encoding AAA family ATPase has translation MTPKPADRDGIHSSLQALKDRMGTIIRGKSDVLDSVLICLLGGGHILLEDLPGMGKTTLAYALARALSGSFQRIQFTSDLLPADVLGVSVFNEKVRDFEFKPGPVFANIILADEINRTTPKTQSALLEVMDRGRISIDGETHLVGQPFMVFATQNPVDFEGTFPLPDSQMDRFFMRLEMGYPSYQDEMKVLEAGFRHYDQIADDPIVDLESVLLWQSMVAGIFVEESVLDYILKLVVATRSESTFQAGLSPRGALSLKAAAQARALYLGREFVLPEDVEKMLLPVCAHRLKSTPHGSNPMEERRRVEGVLRHILETVPLPR, from the coding sequence ATGACACCAAAACCAGCTGACCGGGACGGAATCCATTCTTCACTGCAGGCATTGAAGGATCGGATGGGAACAATTATCCGGGGTAAATCCGACGTTCTCGACAGCGTCTTGATTTGCCTTCTCGGTGGCGGGCATATCCTGCTGGAGGATTTGCCGGGCATGGGAAAGACCACCTTGGCCTACGCCCTCGCCCGGGCCTTGTCAGGAAGCTTTCAGAGAATCCAGTTTACCAGCGACCTGTTGCCCGCTGATGTGCTTGGGGTGTCGGTCTTTAATGAGAAGGTACGAGACTTTGAGTTCAAGCCCGGCCCGGTCTTTGCGAACATTATTCTGGCTGATGAAATCAATCGGACAACTCCCAAGACGCAAAGCGCATTACTCGAGGTGATGGATCGCGGGCGCATCTCGATTGACGGGGAGACACATCTGGTGGGCCAGCCGTTCATGGTCTTTGCAACGCAAAATCCAGTAGACTTTGAAGGGACTTTCCCCCTTCCCGACAGCCAGATGGACCGGTTTTTCATGCGTCTGGAGATGGGGTATCCTTCCTACCAGGACGAGATGAAGGTCCTTGAGGCAGGTTTTCGCCATTATGACCAGATTGCAGACGATCCGATTGTGGATCTGGAATCCGTTCTCCTCTGGCAGTCCATGGTGGCCGGAATTTTTGTGGAAGAGAGTGTACTGGATTATATTTTGAAGTTGGTTGTCGCGACGCGTAGTGAAAGCACGTTTCAGGCGGGCTTGAGCCCTCGCGGGGCACTTTCCCTGAAAGCCGCTGCGCAGGCACGGGCCCTTTATCTGGGACGGGAATTCGTTCTTCCTGAAGATGTTGAGAAAATGCTTTTGCCTGTCTGTGCCCACCGGCTCAAATCCACACCGCACGGGAGTAATCCCATGGAGGAACGACGCCGTGTCGAAGGCGTGCTCCGGCACATTCTGGAAACTGTTCCCTTACCGCGCTGA